The genomic interval GATTACGTAAGTTAGGCATTTTACTCTGAAAGGTCCAACTTTTATTCATTGGCGTCTTTACAAAGACAAGGACCACACGTACAGTTCTTtttcaaatactgtaagtaACATCATGACAAAAGATAAATACACTTATTATAATCTATAATTAAACGAAAAGGATTATGGTATAGGTTTTGCAGTAGGTTCACCCGGACCTTAATAAAAGAGAAGAGAATGAGAACATTAATGCGCAGGTTTACAAACAAACTGATTATGTCTGAACTATGTTCACAATTTTAATCATCGTCGTAATTGATCATGATCAACTCCTGAATGTGAATCTAgctatttcataatttaaataatgtaattgatCATGATGAACTTCTGAATATGAACCTAGCTATTTCACAATTTAAGCATCGTAATTTGATCATGATCAACTCCTGAATGTGAACCTAGCTATTTCACAATTTAAGCATCGTAATTGATCATGATCAACTTCTGAATGTGAACCATGTTCACAATTGTCATCGTATAATTGATCATGATCAACTTTTTAATATGAACCTAGCTATTTCACAATTTAAACATCGTAATTGATCATGATTAACTTCTGAATGTGAATTATGTTCACAATTTTAATAATCGTAATTGATCATGATCAACTCCTGAATGTGAACCTAGCTATTTCACAATTTAAACATCGTAATTGGTCATGATCAACACCTGGATGTGAACCTAGctattttcacaattttaatCATCGTAATTGATCATGATCAACTCCTAAATATGAACCTAGCTATTTCACAATTTAAGCATCGTAATTTGATCATGATCAACTCCTGAATGTGAACCTAGCTATTTCACAATTTAAGCATCGTAATTGATCATGATCAACTTCTGAATGTGAACCATGTTCACAATTATCATCGTATAATTGATCATGATCAACTTTTTAATATGAACCTAGCTATTTCACAATTTAAACATCGTAATTGATCATGATTAACTTCTGAATGTGAATTATGTtcacaattttaataattgtaattgatCATGATCTACTCCTGAATGTGAACCTAGCTATTTCACAATTTAAACATCGTAATTGGTCATGATCAACACCTGGATGTGAACCTAGctattttcacaattttaatCATCGTAATTGATCATGATCAACTCCTAAATATGAACCTAGCTATTTCACAATTTAAACATCGTATTTGATCATGATCAACTCCTGAATGTGAACCTAGctattttcacaattttaatCATCGTAATTGATCATGATCAACTCCTGAATATGAACCTAGCTATTTCACAATTTAAACATCTTAATTGATCATGATCAACTCCTGAATGTGAATCTAGCTATTTTTGCATTTCTGTTCGCTTTGTGTTTAGTCTAGTAGTctaatgattttatttaattatagaAGGTGGAAGGAATATGTGCATTTGTTGATTGTGGGTCTGGCAACGTTTGTATCGCTGTCCCTGGTGCCGTGAGACGCCATCTTTGTTTGTGTTCGGAAACTGGATATCTAACTGAACAGTGTCCGTCAACAGGTGTTTATGTCTTGTATACATTACtagaaaacataaaaaataaaagaataatacaTCACTATTAAATATTCCATAAAGTAAACATTCAACAGTTTGTAACATGGATCAAGTTTTACACAAAAAACTGTCTCATTCACCTTTATTTCTTAAATGTTTCGTAAATGTTATCTTTGTAAAACATCGAATAGGTTTATTATTTAAGCACTCGGTTATGCGTCTTTCATAGAGGGCTACAGCCACCGCTCCAATTCAGGCTCGCGTAAGTTTGCGCCTACAGTATTGGCAACTTTacgttttcacgatgcgcatATTGACGCGATTTTATTTTCCGCAccggtgtgaaaggccctttaaaGAAATTGTTACATTGTTTGATGAAAATAACCATTATTTCCGTTTTTCCTGTAGAATGTCTTGAACCTCTTGGAATGGAGTCTGGTGATATTGTTGATGGTCAATTAAGAGCCAGTTCTATGTGGTCAGATCAAGAAAACCACGGTCCAAAATGTGCAAGATTAAATGCAGTAGCAACATCTTCTTGCGTGTCTTGTTGGATTCCACATAATTCAGATATCAACAGTTGGATTCAAATACATTTGATGGTAGAGCACAACATTACTGGTATCCAAACACAGCGTAGAGAAGACGGGGATCAATGGGTGAAAACCTATACAATAAGTTACATCAAAGTGAATCAAGTTGGTGACAATTTCATCTCTAATGGTTATGGAAATCCGAAGGTAGAcctatcaaaataatataaagaaaataatattaagtaGTAATAAAAGCGAGTAATTGTTGACAAAGAATGTATTTCACTATTActtgttttttggttttttgtTACTATCtttgataaataaatgaaattatggTCTGGCCTTACTTTGGGACAAAGCTGAAGTTGAAAAGTTGTTATTCATCCATACCAGCTGTAGGCTACATTGTGAGACTAATTCATATTGCAACTATCTTCCTTCGTACTGTGCAGAACCTCGTATAGTCGCACTTTAATCACATTTATGCAGATAAACTTTCATTCTTAAATTATGTGTTccacatatttttttatgtaagCAATGGCTGCAATATATATTCTTCACCGAGATTCAACGAATTAATTATTCTTACGCAAGATAGTTCTTTATCTAAATCTTTGGTATTTTTCATTTGCATTTGTATACAGATTTTTGATGGTAATTGGGACCAAACTAGCGTACGAACACATTATTTTAATCCAGTAATACAAGGCGTAGCTATCAGGATTTACCCTAAAAGCTTCTATGGTCTCCGCAGTTTACGAGCTGAAGTTTTAGGCTGTAGAATAGGTAAGTTACTTTTATGAGATAAAGTGTTGTTACTACACGTACAGTATGACGTAGAGAGGCCTATACATGGTTTACGCGATACATTTTAAGGTTTTGAACTGGATTAAGCCTAGTCTACAATTAACGAACAATTACTAAATGTTTGTTTGTAAACTTGGGGTTTACTTGAGTTTGCAAACTAAAGTTTGCTGGTGTAAACTTGTTTTCTAGAAAACTTTAGAAAACTGTTTATGACAACTCGTAGTTTGCTCGAGTTTTCAAACAAGAGTTTGGCAGTGTAAAATAGTCTTATAAACCCATGTAAAAAAAAGTggttaattttactaaaatattattcatCTTAACATTTtgtcaacaaattattttttgataaatcaTGAATTTTCAAGTTTATACGTTACATGCTTTCTCTTCATTCTCTCTCACGACGGGAATGTGGTTTTATGACATTCGTTTACTTTTCTGCACAGGAAATGAATGGGTTCGAGTGTTTAAGGGTGTATCTATGACTGGAGTTAGCATTTACAACGCTTGGCAAACTGGATCAGGAACATCAAGCCACCATGCTCATCAATTTCTCATCAGTGATACATTTTACAGAAACAATGCAATATTTAATAACTGGGCAACATTAAATATTCAACAGGTAGACTTCACTATTATTATAACCTAATCAAGTATCTTATCTAATTTTATAGTATCGATCGATCACAATTCTCCGAGTAAATCGAATTTGATAACATAATTATAAGTTTATGATTTTATGTTACAGGTAAAACTGACAGCATTCTCAGCATTTCACGATGAGTTATTTTCTATCACTTTTGATGGTGTTGGTTCCAATACTAGCTCTTGGTTTTCAAAGAATAGAGTTCAAAGTTCACCTTGGAAGGACATGGAAGCAGCTTCCTCTAATTTCTTTTCAATAGAAGGAACAAGTGGAAGTCGGTAtgtacatctatatataaatttacgtaagggcaaaattcggtaaatcgcgccttacttctagaatttttactcgatggtatataaagttggttcgtactttcggtactgattttaaccgcctgattaaattaagttagataattagttattgacgattaaaacgaatttaggttcaacgatttgccccaaataggggtgttttccgatcgtggtatacactgtctaatggatgtccatcttgaaaaatacccgccacaaaaatgcgaggaggcttcgcattttcctatctcctcctacgataattgtttttaatagctgaaaaccggttgaacagctagagtacaccatcataatgttgaagacaggccgattttctttaaaaaatactatgttgatagatttaatatatgattatacaaatgtattgatttgcgatgaatggaacatcccaatctctcagtctgccagagtttgatttaacacaagtaggtaaatttatgagcccttggtttaacacatacggtaggtaaatatgtgggccctttgagaataaacttgcaatactttgataatactgtaaatacctattaactatttttagtcctcatttgaatcgaacatttcttactgtgaatgttcgtactgttagatgtaatataaaaatatatacagataaactttattactgagattgtggataggatctactgttagatatataaacacattattatatacaaataaactttatactgacagttccttctcaacgtttgtattaattaataattaccaataaaataaacgtcgtagtggtgtatcgtgacatgtactttaatatttcaatcgattatgacagtgacagttttaacaaagtattaaatcgcaaatgttttactgtatttagaggtatattatttataggcctataaaacacgaaaaaaatattttgttcgAGTGGATAaagataatatttaaaaattgttcctctttgtacctatccgctttcccatccctcaaccctaatataaaaaaaaccatacaaaacacaaattgggtttctttaaatgagtccaaatcaaaaatttggactcattttgtgataattttctccttcggaagtaattcccagagtggtaattttagttgactacataaatcatcgtgtctatttattcgtttttgtaaacgacaatgtattatagtcctgcggtacgtacatttgaaatcgccagttttgtgacgctgaaattactgtgtattcgagaaccatctgtgggcacgacctagatggtacgctcgcttcgctcgcgtaccatctagtttactgtaattttattaaaattagtacAGTGTGACgtgatatatttttatattttgaaattccTCTTGATATCAGATCACACAATTAGGCTAAATTATTAATCTGCTATCGACAATCGAACGATCAATCAATCTATCTCTCCATCTATTTACCAATCTATTTACAGAAGGTGGTTTTATATGAGTAATAATCACAATGGTTGCGGAGGTGATAAAGGATGGTTCGCAGTTGTGGAAGGCACGGATTGTGAAGAATGGGATGGTTATGGTACCAATCCAAGAATTCTATACAGTCGAACAAAATCAGCAGAGATATGGGCTACTGGACGTAAGTTACACAACGGTACATATATTTTACTAAAtcagaaataataaaatgaatacaaacaaaatgaatgtGGAGGACTGGATCCAGAATTGTTTTTCTGGTGTGGCGGCCAGCGATTTTTTTGTTCGTACATAATTTGGGGATCCCTTATGTaaaagatagccgaactacttcctaaatataactaaacctaaccctctaaataatctctctcactataaaataaaaagaagttgctcatgggattcgaaccccatacatcgacatgtaatGTCTATAGTCTAATCCATTCGACTAtacagacggctcgacagaaagCGTTTGCATTAGAGAATTGTAGTTAGCCCAATTCTTACGTCATACCTTATATGGTCCTATGGAtatgattaatgaatattcatgtttattttgtgacgttttaTGAGGGTCCCCAACTTTTGTACGAAAAGGAATATCGCAGGCGGCCATCGGTAAAGGATAATCAACGTTTTAAATGGGTTAGGGGAAAACCACTTATTCTTGCCCTGGATCTTCCAATGAGAGGAATGTTTGAAACTTGCACCGTACCGAGCCAGTACTTTCTTCATTAGTTGTGCTTCCAAAAAAACTTAGTGGAATTTGATATACGCTGAACGTTAAGTATGGGGGATGTAGATAATGGAATGGCCttgctttttatttattttcatctgTAAAATTTCTATTTCAGATATTGGTACTGCTCGAGCAATGACTATtgatataaaaatgttatagtgaCCAGTTTATATTTCACATTGCGTTATCATTGATCGTTTTAATGATCGAAACCTTAAATCGCTTATCAATTTTAGACGACATGAAAGTTGCAGATTAAATAgattattgtaattgtataaatTATGCAATGTATCGAAAGATATAGATAAGCCTAGTCAATATCTTCGATCTTGAATAATAACACCACCAATAATGTACACGTGTACGTCAACGttctattaatacatttattttgaatttcaacCACAACCTGTATAATTACATTTTGGTTCTACATATTTTAGATATGTTGTCGAAAAATTCCAATCATTGTCTGTGTGTTAGTGACTAAAGTTTGTCTTTAATGATTCaggaaaaatgtttaaaatgtttccaGCACACTCCCTGAAGTctagtttttgtttttcacggaaaataaacaatacaattgAGTTATGTTGTTTTAATGCAATGCATAACACATGCCATTAGAGagaacattttttctttttaggcTGCGTAAGCATTTTAACTAACCAATCGGAACTAGGTTGACGCCGGTTTTCTACTCCGGTGAaaactgtattttgtatttgtaagtACGCAGATTTGTTAGGGATAACTGGACTGGAAACTCATTACTTTAGTCTCTAATATATAAGGCGTAGGTAGGTATGTGCGACAGACAGAAGTTTACAAATaagttttattatgtaattagtACTGATCGATATTGGCATAAGCAGCAACCACCACTGTTTTAGGTTGTAGGTTAAAACGGAAAGCAATTCATgtggtatttatttgtatttgtatatattataggcagATTTGTTctattgtaatatatatatttcctccacATGGTAATTGATAAAgcgtaaatttaaatataaatatcaatCAAAATGTAAACCATTTTATTCGCGCGTGTCtctttgtctgtctgtttgttaggTACGTGTGAACATGCCCTTAAAAATaatagaaagaaagaataacaacgtttttttaatttaggtACGTGTGAACATGCCCTTAAAATAATAGAAAGATAGAATACTAACAACGTTCAAAATGTACTTATtgactaaaataaaattaacaccGTTATAGAGCAGGTTTGTGtacaaataatgatatttaaggAGGTTAATGATGTAGTATATATATTGATAGACACATAATTACGAATTACGGTATTATAcggtaatataataaataatatttatacaatacattttatttgtttatttcacgTTTAACAATCCGCTATTATTCGTTATCAATAAATATCTATAGTAAGTAAGAAGTGTTTTAGCCTAAGTAACACGAAATGTCACAATATGTATCTTTATTACCCTTGCTTAAAACACACCGCAGTCACGTTGACTAGttcattttttatatagatCTATAGTTGTATATAGAAGTATCTTAAACCCAAGATTAGGATCATTGAATCAAGTTTTATAGAGTGACCACCGTAAAAATTTACGTGAGAAACTATATGTTGTCAGAGAAGATACGACGATATTTGATTAGATTTGAAGTTGAACATCAACGCGCCATTTTATTGTAATTCCTACCATTATGTTTGTTGTTGATGTGAAAACATTCGTTCTTTTTCTGTTGGTTGGCGTAGCATTCAAAGGTTAAAGTATTTgattatcttattttattttatattttatttacacatACGATCGTTGCATCTAAGTTAAAGATGACCCAACTATTTCATAAATATAGccaaccctctaaataatctctctcaactaaAAAAACATCggttaagatgtattgtccccctgaaaaaacatttttttgttgttgaatatgccattttaaagtcacataatagttatccactttaaccaaaaattggatctaaaaacaaaatatttacctgaaaaaacagtaattttaaggggaaaaaatagtaaaattggcTACCAGCCAATGGAATTTtgtcatttcatttttataagtgaaaatattCCCTTTATTCGTTTTTCTACGGAAGTTATTAAAACTAcgaaataacctattcaaattttattctttttgggggacaatacatcttcaatATTTTGCAGTGGGCTCAACTAtcctgtaaataataatatggctaaaCTTTAGCATCAATCGCGAGCCCATAAAACGGTTAACTGAGGTATTGACTCTGATAAATAGTAGCGGATCCATGTGGACAGACAGGCAACAGAATGGCTTtctaattacagtttttttatatttttagctTCTGTCGGTTGTCCACAGGTACACGGAGGATCTTTGATACCTAGAGTACATGTGGACTCCCCTGGATTGACATTGCTGAATACTGGGAATCCAATAACATGTGATGGATATGTAACAGCTTGGAGATTCTACCCAACTGCGTCTGCAGAATTCTTAGCATTGGTGATGCGTCCACACATAGCTGGTAGCAACCAGTACGTTGTGGTTGCACGAACCGTAATACCGAAACAACAAGTATTGAATACACCACGAGAGTTTACGTTACCAGAACCAGATTGGATCTCAGTAAAAAGTGGTGATGTTATTGGATTCAAATTTGATACAAGTCTTTTGCCGTATGACGATGAAGGTACACAGTTTATGTATGCAGATTTGATCAACATGAACAATTTGCTAGTCCATACCGTTCACGCAATCAATGTCGGTCCTGCTGCTAGAACATTTTCGTTTCAAACCGTTTTAAAAGGTAAGTTAGCTAGTTTGGCTGCTTGATGTGCCAATGGGAACatcaataaatgaataaatatataattgtcGTACTAATCTGTACTGCTGTATGTTATGATGTAATCATGCTGTAAACATTGTGCTAACATATTTACCCTCATTTTACGAGTATGTCCTCAAGTGCGTCTATGGTTTTAAAATAGGAATTTTGACAAGTTAAAATGATGTTATTAAATGCACCACGCACTATCTCTTAAAGTTTTAAATCTCTTCAACGAATGGAAGAAAATCCTATTGTGGTTTTCTGGTTTGTTTTGGCTTTTTTCGTAATTCTGTAATAAAGTGATCAATcatgaatcaatcaatcaatcaaaggtTGAAATTAAATTCCCAGATTCGCAGAGGGCAGATATTTGGTTTAGAAAATGCCTATAAATTTAGACATTTAGGAATAGATTCCTATGGAGATCGGActttaattacaattttaaaataacatcatAATACAATTTTCATCAAGCGacgtcgaaaaaaaaaatctttgaagacacttataaaataatttcaaatgaaTTGTTATTGATTTTTAGATTCATATTTACCATGTAACATTATCAATTGGCCGTTAATGAAGAAAACTAcggaaacaacaacaacagtgAAAATATGGATGGACGATTGGAACAAGATAAAGTGTCCCGGTACAATCACAGGATGGAGGTATATGGCAAAAGTAACAACAGATATCATTGGCTTAGTTTACAGAGCGGTAGACGCAGACAACAACGTGTATGAAATCATCGGGAAAACTTTACTTCCGGAAGGAGAGCCTGACGTTGTCGTCGAATTTCCACTTGCACATTCTGATAGAATTGATGTTTTACCTGGAGACAAGATTGGCTTTACGTATACAACAACTGCGCGCCTCTACTATCAACATGATTATTCGAATGTTGGGTCGTTTTATAAATTTACGAACGAACCTGCCGGCTATGATATCGGGACACATGTTACTTTCACTGATTATAAAACCCGACATTTTATGTTTGATGCTGTTTTTGATATTAACAGTAAGTAGTGGTATATTTTCTACTAATTATTAaaggttggttcccactaggacgcaacgcacgcgagttgaccaattacaagcgataaattatccaaactgtcgcttgtcattggtcaactcacttgcattgcgcgtacgtccttgcattgcgtcatAGTGGAAACCAATCTTTAGCTAATGCAACAAACTCTTATTTTTTGCCGATCTAATttcccccccccctcccccagaATCAGATAATGTATACGAGTCCACGGTTGTTGAGGACCATAAGCTGCAAAACAATGACATCGCCACTATCACTGACAGTACTTTGGCTTCCTGTGTCACCAACTGTATAAAGAACCAGCAATGTAAATCAGTCAACTACAACCAAAATACATGCAAATTAAACGATGCTACTCGTACCGAAGATGAGAGTAACTTTGCTGAGATCGCAGGAGAAAGATACATCGAAATGAGTCCTGTTTCCACGGTAAGTTAAAGTCAAGGATTACGTAAGTTAGACATTTTACTCTGAAAAGTAATAAGCATTTTATTCATTGACGtctttacaaaaacaaaaaccataTGTACAATTCTTGACGTTAACGTTTACAGgcatatattcatattcatatttttcatCAAGGTTCTATTACTTGATTGATGACACTCACATTCAAAAAAGGTAGTGAAGTGATATGAACTTGTACGGCAAAATTATGTTCCAACTCGTgtgtattttatatacagttTCCATTTGATAACTCGTACACGCTTAACTTTAACTTAACACCGTTTGAACGCGAATATTACCCTACTCTGTGAGTGTGTGTGCTTTACTGATTATTTTCCATATTTATATACTATAATttggttaataatttgttttcgtAGAAAGTGGAAAGCACATGCGCATTTGTTGACTGTGGGTCTGAAAACATTTGTATCGATGTTCCTGGTACTGTAAGACGCCATCTTTGTTTATGTTCTGCAACTGGATATCTAGCTGACCAGTGTCCGTCAGCAGGTAAGATCATTGCGTTCGTGAAAATGTTGAGTGGGTTCTCAAAGTAAATATAAAACAGTGTGAGTAGCATGGTGGTTGTCTGATCCAGTCTTATCAGATCCTAACTGTATTGCTTTGCTTTGATACTTTAGGATGTCTTAAGCCTCTTGGAATGGAGTCTGGTGATATTGTTGATGGTCAATTAAGAGCCAGTTCTATGTGGTCAGATCGAGAAGACCACGGCGCAAAATGTGCAAGATTAAATGCAGTAGGAAAATCTTCGTGTGTGCCTTGTTGGATTCCACATAAGTCAGATACCAACAGTTGGATTCAAATACATTTGATTGTAGAGCACAACATTACTGGTATCCAAACACAGGGTAGAGAAGACGGGGATCAATGGGTGACAACCTACAAAATAAGCTACATCAAAGTGAACCAAGTTGGTGACTATTTCATCTCTAATGGTCACGGACGTCCTAAGGTAGGCCAATAGCAGGATATAAAATAAGGTATAAAAGGAGATATTGTACAAGtaatttgagaataaacttaacTACAGTATTTGGAGAAAATGTAAACTAAACTGTTTGTATATACCTTCTTCTTGCttcttaataataaaatgtagttGAACATACGTAGCTTAATAAAAGTGTTCGTGTATTTTTAATTCGCATTTCCTATTTGCATTTAAATCCAGATTTTTGATGGTAATTTAGACCGATCTGGCGTACGAACACATTATTTTAATCCAGTAATACAAGGCGTGGCTATCAGGATTTACCCTAAAAGCTGTTACACTTTCTGCACTTTACGAGCTGAAGTTTTAGGCTGTCAAATTGGTAAGTACTAACGCACAGCATTCACAATCGGTTTACTTTTTATATTATGGAAATAATATTGGATTCAACACAAAAGAAACGAacggttattttttttttctttattcactTTAAACAAATCATCAAATTTTCAATATGCTTTCT from Antedon mediterranea chromosome 5, ecAntMedi1.1, whole genome shotgun sequence carries:
- the LOC140049060 gene encoding uncharacterized protein, giving the protein MVWPYFGTKLKLKSCYSSIPAVGYIIFDGNWDQTSVRTHYFNPVIQGVAIRIYPKSFYGLRSLRAEVLGCRIGNEWVRVFKGVSMTGVSIYNAWQTGSGTSSHHAHQFLISDTFYRNNAIFNNWATLNIQQVKLTAFSAFHDELFSITFDGVGSNTSSWFSKNRVQSSPWKDMEAASSNFFSIEGTSGSRRWFYMSNNHNGCGGDKGWFAVVEGTDCEEWDGYGTNPRILYSRTKSAEIWATGHIGTARAMTIDIKML